From Sulfurovum zhangzhouensis, one genomic window encodes:
- a CDS encoding patatin-like phospholipase family protein, with translation MKTKGKVSLVLGSGGARGYAHIGVIEELEKRGYEIVSISGASMGALIGGLYASGKLDTYKKWILGLDPLDVASLVDFSFNSSGLIKGDKVFDKIAEMIGKEQTFETLPIEFTAVATDVVRKKEVWFQSGNLLQALRASIAIPTIFTPVKINDMILTDGGILNPLPVAPTMSDISDLTIAVNLYADIPKPTIEISDAEKKQTNTFSQVFLELLEKFSPEKEELNMFDILDKTFDTMQNGLTRYRLGGYPPDILIEISKDVCNTYDFHKSLEVIEQGRIAAKHQLDAKGL, from the coding sequence ATGAAAACAAAAGGTAAAGTCTCACTCGTACTCGGAAGCGGCGGTGCCAGAGGTTATGCCCATATAGGAGTGATCGAAGAGCTTGAAAAAAGGGGCTATGAGATCGTCTCCATAAGCGGCGCATCTATGGGTGCACTCATAGGCGGATTATATGCATCAGGAAAACTAGATACCTATAAGAAATGGATATTGGGTCTTGATCCTCTTGATGTCGCTTCCTTAGTTGACTTTTCATTTAACTCAAGCGGTTTGATCAAAGGAGACAAGGTCTTTGACAAGATTGCTGAAATGATAGGCAAGGAACAAACTTTTGAAACTTTACCGATCGAGTTTACTGCCGTTGCTACGGATGTTGTACGCAAAAAAGAGGTTTGGTTCCAATCAGGTAACCTTTTGCAGGCACTTCGTGCATCTATAGCTATTCCTACAATTTTCACACCCGTGAAGATCAATGATATGATACTCACTGATGGCGGTATCCTAAATCCGCTGCCTGTGGCCCCAACAATGTCAGATATCAGTGATCTCACCATAGCAGTCAACCTTTATGCGGATATACCAAAACCGACAATAGAAATCAGCGATGCAGAAAAGAAACAGACAAATACTTTCAGTCAGGTATTTCTTGAACTTCTTGAGAAGTTTAGTCCTGAAAAAGAGGAGCTCAATATGTTTGATATCCTCGATAAAACCTTCGATACCATGCAAAATGGTTTAACGCGATATAGGCTTGGAGGCTACCCTCCCGATATCTTGATAGAGATATCAAAGGATGTCTGCAACACCTATGATTTCCACAAATCTCTTGAGGTCATAGAACAAGGAAGGATAGCAGCAAAGCACCAACTTGATGCAAAAGGGCTATAA